One stretch of Caloenas nicobarica isolate bCalNic1 chromosome 2, bCalNic1.hap1, whole genome shotgun sequence DNA includes these proteins:
- the LOC135986333 gene encoding basic proline-rich protein-like: MCWGCRHPLPASGAPTRRVRPPTAAPGSPGLGAVAARHGDPRGGRCLNRPGNTGRVGRCPTGPGVEFEWRGRAGPRLGVAGTPPLPPREGAGPRRSAPGRAQPGRARPSRVEHSRAEPGPIQPGRAEPSQAEPGRAGPGRAQPSRAGPGPARPSRAGPSRAQPGRAGPSPAGPSRAQPGRAGPSPAGPSRAQPGRAEPSRAGPGRAGPGRAAVTCSGRRGPDSVSGSPGASRPGGSRACPRRFVQRGGRAGPEPPRGRAGTDRGAGAARPPALLPPSRAPGPPARPAFPPGADLPEPPPRRVPPAPPGPARPADAPGPARARHPGPAAAPPEAGRRVTEPGPAASPPGSITPRQHRPPGSITPRQHHPPAASSPREHHPPAASPPGSIVPPGASSPREHRPPAASPPREHRPRRGYHCPPEAPASPAASPRIGPCIPLRSSITPGHDAHLPLPTPEGHSPPTLGHATSTLGPRILPKLPQNQRNRPSCLSQGVGAGMAGLCLPQDRNPRSPLPALPPEPSVLSPL; encoded by the exons atgtgctggggctgccggcACCCGCTGCCCGCCTCGGGTGCTCCCACCCGCCGCGTCCGTCCCCCCACCGCAGCGCCAGGGTCTCCCGGTCTGGGCGCTGTGGCCGCCCGGCACGGGGACCCCCGGGGAGGCCGGTGCCTCAACCGCCCCGGCAACACTG GCAGGGTGGGCAGGTGTCCCACGGGCCCGGGGGTGGAATTTGAGTggaggggccgggccgggcccagGCTGGGGGTGGCCGGGAcccccccgctgccgccgcgggAGGGAGCCGGGCCGCGCCGCAGTGCGCCGGGCCGAGCccagccgggccgggcccggccgaGTCGGGTCGAGCACAGCCGAGCCGAGCCCGGCCCAATACAGCCGGGCCGAGCCGAGCCCAGCCAGgccgagccgggccgggccgggccgggccgagcccAGCCAAgccgagccgggccgggcccagCCAGGCCGAGCCGAGCCGGGCCGAGCCGAGCCCAGCCAGGCCGAGCCGGGCCGAGCCCAGCCGGGCCGAGCCGAGCCCAGCCAGGCCGAGCCGGGCCGAGCCCAGCCGGGCCGAGCCGAGCCCAGCCaggccgagccgagccgagccgggccgggccgggccgggccgggccgggccgggccgccgtTACCTGCAGCGGGCGCCGCGGCCCCGACTCGGTCTCGGGCTCCCCCGGCGCATCCCGACCCGGTGGGTCCCGCGCGTGTCCGCGGCGCTTCGTGCagcgggggggccgggccgggccggagccgccgcggggccgcgcagGGACGGACCGGGGCGCAGGGGCTGCCCGGCCCCCCGCTCTGCTCCCCCCTTCCCGGGCTCCCggtccccccgcccgccccgcgtTCCCCCCCGGCGCTGACCTGCCcgagccgccgccgcgccgcgtcccgccggccccgcccggccccgcccgcccggctGACGCACCGGGGCCCGCCCGCGCCCGCCACCCCGGCCCTGCGGCGGCTCCGCCCGAGGCCGGCCGGAGGGTGACAGAGCCGGGCCCGGCAGCATCGCCCCCCGGCAGCATCACCCCCCGGCAGCATCGTCCCCCCGGGAGCATCACCCCCCGGCAGCATCACCCCCCGGCAGCATCGTCCCCCCGGGAGCATCACCCCCCGGCAGCATCGCCCCCCGGCAGCATCGTCCCCCCGGGAGCATCGTCCCCCCGGGAGCATCGCCCCCCGGCAGCATCGCCCCCCCGGGAGCATCGCCCCCGCCGGGGGTACCACTGCCCTCCGGAAGCACCTGCCTCCCCGGCAGCATCACCCCGTATCGGGCCGTGCATCCCCCTCCGCAGCAGCATCACCCCTGGGCACGATGCCCACCTGCCCCTCCCCACCCCCGAAGGACACTCGCCCCCGACCCTTGGACACGCCACATCCACCCTCGGGCCCAGGATCTTGCCCAAATTGCCCCAAAACCAGAGGAACCGGCCCAGCTGCCTGAGCCAGGGTGTGGGAGCAGGAATGGCTGGTTTGTGTTTGCCCCAGGACAGGAACCCCCGaagccccctcccagccctgccccccGAGCCCTCCGTgttgtcacctctctga
- the LOC135986217 gene encoding zinc finger protein LOC728743 homolog translates to MTDLASPTGENPFAFPGGEEGLGDEKALVIHSQAEEEAEKEFKCILCGECFGQQPSLARHQKHHAGERAFICAECGKAFSLKHNLIIHQRIHTGERPYQCGICQKSFSLKQNLLTHQRIHSGEKPFSCQRCGKRFREQRFLLNHQRTHAEDRPGADNDVQPGSSRSPEPHEAAGGPFACARCGKGFSCRSSLATHQRSHGGERPFACPDCGKSFGHKGSLKIHRRTHAGETPFTCAQCGQSFAQKVALTAHQRSHGAEAALTE, encoded by the exons ATGACGGACCTGGCTTCGCCCACGGGCGAGAACCCCTTCGCCTTCCCGGGCGGCGAGGAGGGCCTGGGCGATGAGAAGGCCCTGGTGATCCACAGCCAGGCGGAGGAGGAGGCGGAGAAGGAGTTCAAGTGCATCCTCTGCGGGGAATGCTTCGGCCAGCAGCCCAGCCTCGCTCGGCACCAGAAGCACCACGCCGGGGAACGCGCCTTCATCTGCGCCGAGTGCGGCAAAGCCTTCAGCCTCAAGCACAACCTCAtcatccaccagcgcatccacaccggGGAGCGTCCCTACCAGTGCGGCATCTGCCAGAAGAGCTTCAGCCTCAAGCAGAATCTGCTCAcccaccagcgcatccacagcGGCGAGAAGCCCTTCTCCTGCCAGCGCTGCGGGAAGCGCTTCCGCGAGCAGCGCTTCCTCCTCAACCACCAGCGCACCCACGCCGAGGACCGGCCCGGCGCTGACAACGACGTCCAGCCGGGCAGCAGCCGCTCGCCGGAGCCGCATGAGGCGGCCGGCGGCCCCTTCGCCTGCGCCCGCTGCGGGAAGGGcttcagctgcaggagcagcctggccacGCACCAGCGCAGCCACGGCGGCGAGCGGCCCTTCGCCTGCCCCGACTGCGGCAAGAGCTTCGGCCACAAGGGCTCCCTGAAGATCCACCGGCGCACCCACGCCGGCGAGACCCCCTTCACCTGTGCGCAGTGCGGCCAGAGCTTTGCCCAGAAGGTTGCCCTCACCGCACACCAGCGCAGCCACGGGGCCGAGGCCGCCCTCAC GGAATGA
- the LOC135986335 gene encoding germ cell nuclear acidic protein-like, protein MCVKPDVGPATPEQPRSLTSGAKVQVGECGGTGTGQPRSVAAGQPEPVAAGQPEPVAAGQPEPVALGQPEPVAAGQPEPVAVAPRSTMRLWLLCGFAAAMALVAVAGANRGDSKKDVQGREGTGVGGRRRPHRPCSGCFSVLSEESQVTSWRASEDEDVRPGRRERAAREYKEPAQPARHGGSVRPARQEVPSVPRRGAVPAARRSPTAGERRGPSHRQATP, encoded by the exons ATGTGTGTTAAA CCGGACGTTGGCCCGGCCACCCCGGAGCAGCCTCGGTCACTGACATCAGGGGCCAAGGTCCAGGTGGGAGAGTGCGGCGGCACCGGGACGGGACAGCCCAGGTCAGTGGCAGCGGGACAGCCCGAGCCGGTGGCAGCAGGACAGCCCGAGCCGGTGGCAGCAGGACAGCCCGAGCCGGTGGCACTGGGACAGCCCGAGCCGGTGGCAGCAGGACAGCCCGAGCCGGTGGCTGTAGCCCCGCGCAGCACCATGAGGCTGTGGCTGCTCTGCGGCTTCGCTGCCGCCATGGCCCTCGTGGCCGTGGCTGGAGCCAACCGCGGCGACTCGAAGAAGGATGTACAGGGGAGAGAG GGAACTGGTGTCGGAGGCCGGCGCCGGCCTCACCGACCCTGCTCGGGCTGCTTCTCTGTCCTGAGCGAG GAGTCACAGGTGACGTCCTGGCGTGCCAGCGAGGACGAGGACGTCCGGCCGGGCAGGCGG GAGAGAGCCGCAAGGGAGTACAAGGAGCCGGCCCAGCCCGCGAGACACGGCGGCAGCGTCCGTCCGGCACGGCAG GAGGTACCGAGCGTCCCGCGGCGAGGAGCGGTGCCAGCGGCCAGACGCAGCCCCACGGCCGGAGAGAGACGGGGGCCCAGCCACCGCCAGGCCACGCCGTAG
- the LOC135986212 gene encoding uncharacterized protein LOC135986212, with protein sequence MAGGAQEPVTFEDVAVYLSHAEWDAMAEEQRELYRSVMLDNYQLLVSLGYPGPKPDIVYRLERREEPWGCAPQSPLSWDGPSSPSPGHAGDMSWLEEPPSGWWPGAGGRHVPEEGAQSPSPGRCTQWRLRSRRLLRKFTCLKGKSKLPSEAAVSGTGPGRHADQARTHCPGKEGEAEDEREVTANLAQSSGFPLDLVPEQQKNNADPPDHLRGDHGETLQGSTQRSQHSSGEVTLLQENWEVSVGDQREMIWKDHGYCGVGEMRALPCTLSPCPLREHDYCWNREAGALALADHGYCRVTKLRYRGRVKNIAHCLGTARAALHRQKSQVGRIIRKAKEFIWFYKPCSSTRVEVPPGSSSAVSGLHVPLAPAADALSTGTPGEFCATEQEIVSHWPCGEGTSQEGMSELICRSVESSEPAAAPLTSSAAAEEPREAPPPEACEHPKAQGTQPIHSPNAVQNVEGHEPVNPNYVSLCDTYKITVQTINHMLDSARQNQERGGRSRRKGFRSVVIQTVETFFTTAKPTGAV encoded by the exons ATGGCGGGCGGGGCGCAG GAACCGGTGACCTTCGAGGATGTCGCCGTCTACCTGAGCCATGCGGAGTGGGATGCCATGGcggaggagcagagggagctgTACCGCAGCGTCATGCTGGACAACTACCAACTCCTGGTGTCCCTGG GTTACCCAGGCCCCAAACCTGACATCGTGTACCGGCTGGAGCGCAGGgaggagccctggggctgcGCTCCGCAGAGCCCGCTGAGCTGGGATGGACCCAGCAGCCCCTCTCCAG GACACGCTGGGGACATGAGCTGGCTAGAGGAGCCACCCTCGGGCTGGTGGCCCGGGGCTGGTGGGCGCCATGTGCCGGAGGAGGGGGCgcagagccccagcccag GACGGTGCACGCAGTGGCGTCTCCGCTCCAGGAGGCTGCTGAGGAAGTTCACGTGTCTCAAGGGCAAAAGCAAATTGCCGTCGGAAGCGGCTGTCAGTGGAACGGGGCCAGGGAGACACGCAGACCAGGCACGGACGCACTGTcctggaaaggaaggagaagcagaggatGAACGAGAGGTCACAGCAAACCTAGCCCAAAGCAGTGGATTCCCACTTGATCTGGTGCCAGAGCAACAGAAGAACAACGCGGATCCTCCAGACCATCTGCGTGGTGACCATGGAGAGACTCTTCAAGGGAGCACCCAAAGAAGTCAACACAGCTCAGGAGAGGTGACGCTTCTCCAGGAAAACTGGGAAGTGTCTGTTGGGGATCAGAGGGAGATGATTTGGAAAGACCACGGTTACTGTGGGGTGGGTGAGATGAGGGCCTTGCCCTGCACCCTGAGCCCGTGTCCTCTGAGAGAACACGACTACTGCTGGAACCGCGAGGCTGGTGCCCTGGCACTTGCAGACCACGGATACTGCCGGGTGACAAAGCTTCGTTACCGGGGCAGAGTTAAAAACATCGCTCATTGTCTCGGAACTGCTCGGGCTGCGCTCCACAGGCAAAAATCCCAAGTTGGGCGAATCATCAGGAAAGCAAAGGAGTTTATATGGTTTTATAAAccttgcagcagcaccagggtgGAGGTTCCTCCGGGCTCCTCCAGCGCCGTTTCTGGGCTCCATGTCCCTCTTGCCCCGGCAGCCGATGCCCTCTCGACGGGAACACCAGGGGAGTTTTGTGCCACAGAGCAAGAGATTGTGTCCCACTGGCCCTGCGGTGAGGGCACATCCCAGGAGGGGATGTCAGAACTAATTTGCAGATCTGTGGAGTCTTCTGAACCTGCAGCTGCTCCCCTAACCTCAAGTGCAGCCGCAGAGGAGCCGAGGGAAGCACCGCCTCCCGAGGCATGTGAGCACCCCAAGGCGCAGGGCACGCAGCCGATCCACAGCCCCAATGCTGTGCAAAACGTTGAAGGGCATGAACCTGTTAATCCCAATTACGTGTCGCTGTGTGACACGTATAAAATAACGGTGCAGACGATCAACCACATGCTGGACTCGGCGCGCCAGAACCAGGAGCGTGGCGGCCGCTCTCGGCGTAAGGGTTTCCGTTCCGTTGTCATTCAGACAGTTGAGACCTTCTTCACCACAGCAAAACCCACTGGAGCGGtttga